DNA sequence from the Streptomyces sp. CA-210063 genome:
CGAGTACGTTCACCTCGATCTCGCGGGGGAGCCCAAGGTCGAGGAGCGTGACGTGGTCAGTGAGACCATCGAGTCGGTGCGCTGCCGCTGGTGCAACGCCGTGGACCAGGTGGAACTCGTGGACAGGCCGGGCGCCGGCTCCTGAGGGAGCGGGACCCGCACAGACATTGGGGTGACGGATGGTGGAGACCACAGGCGGGGAGCCGGGCGACGGCGCCGCTGAGGTGCTCGACCGTCCGCTGCCCGAGGGCGTCCGCAAACGCGTCGTGCAGATCGTCTCGGACGGCTTCGGCGGACTGACCGTCGCCGAACTGCCCGCACAGCTCAGGCAGTACGCCCGGTTCACCCCGAATCGCCGCGTGAAGTTCGCGGGCAACGCGATGGCCGCCGCCGTGGAGACCGACACGCTTTTCAGACAGCGGATCGGGGAACGGTTCCGGGAGGCCCACCCCGAGCTGTCCGGCGCCCTCGACACGGGCGCGCCGCCCCCGGCCGCGGACCCGCTGGACGTGGCGGCCGCGGCCTATGTCCTGCGCCCCACGGGCTGGGTGAAGCTGGTCACCGCCGCCGGTGAGGAGGCCCTGCGGGCGCACGCCGAGCGCGCCGACGAGGAGAGCCGGGCCGAACTGGAGCGGCTGCGCGAGCAGCTCGCCGAAGCCCGCGGCCACACCAAGACCGAGACGGAACGGCTCCGCGCGGAGCTGGAGTCGGTGAAGAAGGACGCCGACTCCCTGCACCGCAAGCTCCGGGCCGCCCTCAGCGACGTCAAGCGCGGCGAGGCCGCCCTGCGCAAGCTGCACGCCGAGATGGAGACCGTACGCTCCGAGGGGCACGCCGCGGTGTCCGCCGCCGAGAGCGAGTCCCGGCGGCTCAAGGCCCGGCTCGGCGAGTCGGAGGCGGCCCTGGAGGCCGCCCGGCGGGCGGCCCGCGAGGGACGCAGCGTCGAGGACATGCGTGTACGGCTGCTGCTGGACACCGTGCTGGACGCGGCCCAGGGGCTCCGGCGGGAACTGGCGCTGCCGCCGGTCTCCGTACGGCCCGCCGAGACGGTCGACGCGGTGGAGCCGGGGCGGATGACCCCGAAGGACATCGCCGCCCGCGCGCTGTCCGAGAACGACCCCGCGATCCTCGACCAGTTGCTGGCGCTGCCGCAGGCGCATCTTGTCGTCGACGGCTACAACGTCACCAAGACCGGCTATCCGCAGATGCCGCTGGAGAAGCAGCGACTCAGGCTCCTGGGGCAGCTCTCGCAGCTCGCCGCGCAGACCGGCGCCGAGGTGACCTGTGTCTTCGACGGGGCCGAGCTGGCCGCGCCGGTGCTGCTCGCGCCGCCGCGCGGGGTGCGGGTGCTGTTCTCCAAGCCCGGTGTCACCGCCGACGAGTTGATCCGTCAGCTGGTGCGCGCCGAGCCGCCCGGGCGGCCGGTCATCGTCGCCTCCACCGACCGAGAGGTGGCCGACGGGATCGCCAAGGCGGGTGCCAGGCCGGTGGCTTCCGCGGTGCTCCTCAAGCGGCTTTCCTGACGCTTCAGTCTCGTCTGCCCCAACCGCAACGTACAGGCGCTATGCCCGAATTGGCGGATCTGGTGCGCGACGTAGCGTCAACCGAGCATTACTACCTGTGCGTTGAGTGTAAATTGTGCGCCGTGGGACGGGATTTTTCCTGTGGGGGATTTGAAGTGATCACCACTGGGTCACTAGGGTCTGGGCTCAAACCTCTGAACGGGTGATCGTCGCCGGAGTCCTCGCCGGCCGGTCGCTCACATGAAGGAGTTCACCTACCGTGGCGTCCCACCGTCGACCGAAGCAGCCGAGCCGTGCGCGTGTGACCGTGCTCACCACTGCCGCCGCCGCTGCCGTGGCCCTGACCTCGCAGGCCGCCAACGCCGCGCCTGCTGAGAAGCCGAGCAAGGACGAGGTCAAGGCCAAGGTTCACAAGCTCTACGAGGACGCCGGGCGGGCCACCGACAAGCTCAACGGGGCCGAGGAGAAGCAGGAGAAGCTCGAGAAGGAGATCTCCACGATCCAGGACAACGTCGCCCGGGGTCAGGAAGACCTCAACGAGCTGCGTGAGGGCATAGGCCTGGCGGCCAGCGCCCAGTACCGCTCGGGCGGCATCGACTCCTCGATCCAGCTCTTCCTCTCCGCCGACCCGGACGACTACCTGGACAAGGCCGCCACGCTCGACCAGCTGACCAGCCAGCAGGTCGAGTCGCTGAAGAAGATCCAGGAGAAGCAGCGCACGCTCGCACAGCAGCGCGAGGAAGCCTCCGAGAAGCTGGAGGACCTCGCCGAGACCCGCGAGACCCTGGCCAAGAAGAAGAAGGAAGTCCAGAGCAAGCTGGCCGCGGCGCAGAAGCTCCTCAACACCCTGACGGCCGAGGAGAAGGCCGCTCTGGACGATCAGGAGACGCGCGCCAGCCGCGACGCCGGGGACCGCGTCGACCTCGGCGACGAGGTGCCGGCCTCGGAGCGTGGCGCCGCCGCCCTCGCCGCCGCCGCCAGCCAGCAGGGCAAGCCCTATGTCTCCGGGGGCAGCGGCCCCAACTCCTACGACTGCTCCGGGCTGACCCAGTGGGCCTACGCCCAGGCCGGTGTGTCGATCACCCGGACCACGTACACGCAGGCGAACGACGGTACCCGGATCGGCCGCGACCAGCTCATGCCGGGCGACCTCGTCTTCTTCAACGACCTGGGGCACGTCGGCCTCTACGCGGGCAACGGCACCGTCATCCACGCCCCGTACCCGGGCAAGGTCGTCCGCTACGAGTCGATGAGCACCATCGGCACCTTCCAGTTCGGTGTCCGGATCTGACACCCGAGGTGGCTTGAACAAGGCCGACTGATCACACACCGTGACAGTCGGCCTTTTCCTTCTTCAAGATCAGGACACAGAGCCGCCCGAACGGGCGAATTCCCGCACCTCGTGCTGACGCCTTCCCCCGCTGGTGACCTGGGTCCCGGGCCGGGCGTCACGCAGTGTGTCCGCGGAGGTCTTTGGCTGTGACACGGTCACGCGGCTACTGTCGGCCGCGCTTCCCTCACTCGCCGTGAGGGCGCCCCGAACCGGGGCCGCCGCCACGGCCCCGGGGAAGGGTCCTGTCCGCCGTCGAAGGGAGTGCGGCTTCCCGTGGTGTCCCACAGTCGCCTTGTACCGTCCGGGTTCGACCGGGGCGCGGCCGCCGCCCTCGGTGTGCTGTCCGCCGCGGCCGCCGCCCTCGGCGCCATTCCCGTCCAGCCGGCCGCCGCAGCGCCGCACGACAACACCACCACCCGGGCCGAGGTGGACCGGCTGTACGAGGAGGCCGAGCAGGCCACCGAGGCGTACAACAAGGCCGACGAGCGCGCCGGAAAGCTGCGCGACCAGGTCGGCACCGCGCAGGACTCGATCGCCCGGCAGCAGGACCGCATCAACGCCATGCGGGAGTCGCTGGGTTCGCTCGCCGGCGCCCAGTACCGCTCCGGCGCCATCGACCCGTCGATCACCCTGCTGTTCTCCGACGACCCGGACGACTACCTCGACACGGCCGCCGCACTGGACCGCATCAGCGCCCACCAGGCGGGCGAACTGCACGATCTTCAGCAGGCCATGCGCGACCTCTCCCAGAACCGCCAGGAGGCCACCGGCAAGCTCGCCGAGCTGGAGAAGAGCCGCAAGGCCGTCGCCCGGCACAAGCGGACCGTCGAGCGGAAGCTCGCCAAGGCCCGGCAACTGCTCAACTCCCTCCCGGACGAGGAGCGCGCCGCGTACGACCGCGCCTCCCGCTCCGGCGGGTCCGGCCGCACCGACATGCCCGACCTCTCCGGTGCCGTGGCTCCGGGCGGCCGCGCGGCGGCCGCCGTCGCCGCCGCCCGCTCCGCGCTCGGCAAGCCGTACATCTGGGGCTCCACCGGCCCCGACGGCTTCGACTGCTCCGGCCTCATGGTCTGGTCGTACGGACAGGCCGGCGTCGGCCTCCCGCGCACCTCGCAGGCCCAGCGGTACGCCGGCACCCAGGTCCCCCTCTCCCAGGCCCAGCCCGGCGACCTGGTCACCTACCGGTCCGACGCCAGCCATGTCGGCATGTACGTCGGCAACGGCCAGGTCATCCACGCCCCCTACCCCGGTGCCCCCGTCCGCTACGACCCCGTCGGCATGATGCCGATCGCCTCGGTCACCCGCCCCTGACCGCCGTACGCCGCTTCGGCGGTGCCGCCGTACGATCGGGACCGTGGCCGGCAGAAGACGCGTGTTCCCGGGAGCGGCGGGAGTCTGTCTCGGGCTCGCCCTCCTCGTCGGCTGCGGCGGCGCGGCCCCCGACTCCGCCCGCGCCGACGTCGAGCGGATGCTCGGCCGACGGGCTACGGCGGTCCTGGAGCGGGACGAGACGGCGTACCGCTCCACCGAGGCGACGACGGGTGCGGCGACCGCCCAACTGGCCACCGGGGCGGCCGAGTTCGCCAACCTCCGCGGCCTGCCGCTGGCCTCCTGGTCGTACGACCTCACCGGCTTCCACCGCTCCGGCGACCGGGCCACCGCCGAGGCCGCCCTGCGCTACCGGATACGCGGCTACGACAAGGCGCCCGTCACCGCCGTACGGACGCTGACCCTCGTCCGGGACGACGACGGCGCGTGGCAGGTCGCCGCCGACGAACCCTCGGAGAAGGGCACCGAACAGCTGTGGGAGCAGGGCGCGATACGGGCCGTCCGTGGGGAGCGGAGTCTCGTGCTGGGGGTCGGGCGCTCGGCGGCGGCTCTTCGGGAGTACGCGGGGCTGGCGGACCGGGCCGTGCCCGCCGTGACCGAGGCGTGGGGCGAGGACTGGGCCCGGCGGGTCGTCGTCCTCGTACCGGAGTCGCTGGAGGAGATGGCGGGGCTGCTGGGGGCTCCCGCGTCCGGGTACCGGGGGATCGCGGCGGTCACCACCGGGGAAGCGGGCGGGTCGGCGAAGGCGCCCGCCGACCGGATCGTCATCAACCCCGACGCGTACGCCGTCCTCGGCGGCTTCGGCCGGCAGACCGTCCTCACCCATGAGACGACCCACGTCGCCACCCGCGCCCACACCAACGCCGCCACGCCCCTGTGGCTCTCCGAGGGCTATGCCGACTGGGTCGGCTACCGGGGGACCGGCCGTACGGCGCCCGAGGTGGCACCCGAGCTGCGACGCGCCGTCGCGGAGGGACAGCTCCCGGCCGCACTGCCCGAGGACGCCGACTTCGGCTTCTCCGACGACTCCGGCGAGCTCGCCCTGGCCTACGAGGGCGGCTGGCTGGCCTGCCGCATGATCGCCGACCGCTGGGGCGAGGTCCGCCTGAACGAGTTCTACCGGGCCGTCGGAGAGCACGGGAAGCGGGAGGGGGCGGTGGAGGGTGCCTTGAAGGAGGTCCTGGGGACGACCGTCGACGCGTTCACCGAGCAGTGGCGGGAGTACGTGCGGGCTCAGCTCGGCTGACCGGGCGGACGGCTGGCGGTTTTCTCGTCCCCGCCGTCCCTACCCGTCCCATCCACCAGCTGGGGGCTGTGCCCCCAGACCCCCCGGGTCGTTCGTCGGCTGCGGCCTCGTGGGGGCTTGTCGCGCAGTTGCTCGCGCCCCTTACGGGCGCGAGCAACCACTCACGGCCTGCACTCGCCTCAGGAACCCAGCGGCTCCTTGGCGCGGACCGGCTGATCCGGCAGCGGGGTCGGGGCGGGCCGGGGGACCGTGTCCTGCCACAGCTCGAAGGCGGCGAGCAGGGCGGCGAGGACGAGCAGGCCGTTGCGGAGGAAGAGGAGGGTGACGCCCAGGCCGTCGCTGACCACCACATGGGAGAACCAGATCGGGAACTCCAGGACGGTCACGAAGGACGCGACCAGGACCATGACCGCCGGCAGGCCCATACGGCTCGCCCGGAAGCAGAGGCAGACGGCGGCGAGGCCGACCAGCCACACCATGTACTGCGGGCTGATCACCCGGCTGGTGGCCGTGAACATCAGCACCGCCACGAACGCCGCGTCCGCGAGGGTGTGCGGCGCGAACCGCCGGGCCCGCACCCGCCACAGCAGCAGCCAGGCGAAGGCCACCCCGCTGAGCAGCAGGGCCGCGTCGCTGACGGTGTCGACGTGGTCGCCGAGGAACTCCACCGAGCCGTAGTTGAGCAGCACCTCGCCGTTCCAGCCGAACTGCCGGGCCACATGGAAGACGAGGGCGCCCAGCGACTCCACCTCGGTGCCCCGGTCACGCTGGAAGGTCAGGAAGGCGAAGGCGCCGGGCATGGAGACGGCGAACAGGGCGACCAGCGCGAGGCCGGTGCCCGCCGCCCAGGCCCACGCCGTGCGCTTCCGGGCGCCCAGCAGCAGGAGAGCGGGCCACACCTTCAGCAGGGCCGCGAAGGCCGTCAGCGCCCCCATCGCGCGGGGATGGCGGCTGCCGGCGAGGAGGGCCGCGACCGCCACCGCCGTCACCATCACGTCGTACCGGGCGTACGCGGTCGGGCCGAGCAGCGGCAGGCCCGCCACCCACACCCAGGCGCCGCGCCACGTCTTGCCGGGCCGGTTGCCCGCGTACAGGAGCAGCGTGAGCACCGCCAGGTCGGCGAGGAAGGCGAGGACGAAGAACGCCGACGCGTAGTCCAGGAAGGGCAGCAGCGCGGGGGAGAGGATCGCGAGGGCGGCGGCGGGCGGGTACTGCCAGGTGACGTCGTCCAGGGGATACGTTCCTGTGCGCAGGATCTCGTACCAGCCCTGGTAGATCACCGAGACGTCGCTGGTGACGTCCGGGCCCGGGAACACGTACACCTTGAAGACGAACAGCAGCAGGAGCAGCCGGGTCGCGCCCCAGGCCGTGAGCAGCCCGAACGGGAGCCGCCGAGTGCCCGTCATGTCCACCTGAGCCACGTGAGTCCCTGTCCGTCTGCGTTCGTCTGGGTTCGCCTGTGTTCGTCCGCGCCGTGTTCCGCGTCTGTGAGAGACATGATCCCCCGTCGCCCTGTGAAGCGGCAGTGAAGCATGGCCGGGCCCGGTGTGGATGCGCCTGGGGGCGGCGGGCCGGCCCCGGTTCGGTAGGGTCGGCGGCGATGCACAAGACCCTGATCGTGACCAACGACTTTCCGCCCCGGCCCGGTGGTATCCAGGCGTTTCTGCACAACATGGCGTTGCGGCTGGACCCTGAGCGGGTCGTCGTCTACGCCTCGACGTGGAAGCGGAGCCGGGAGGGCGTCGAGGCGACGGCCGCCTTCGACGCCGAGCAGCCCTTCACCGTCGTGCGCGACCGCACGACCATGCTGCTGCCGACGCCCGGCGTCACCCGCCGCGCGGTCTCGTTGCTGCGGGAGCACGGCTGTACGTCGGTGTGGTTCGGCGCGGCCGCCCCGCTGGGCCTGATGGCCCCCGCACTGCGCGGGGCCGGCGCCCGGCGCCTGGTGGCCACCACACACGGCCACGAGGCCGGCTGGGCCCAGCTGCCCGCCGCCCGGCAGCTGCTGCGGCGGATCGGCGAGGGCACGGACACGATCACCTACCTCGGCGAGTACACGCGCTCCCGGATCGCCGGCGCGCTGACCCCGGAGGCCGCCGGGCGCATGGTCCAGCTGCCGCCCGGCGTCGACGAGAAGACCTTCCACCCGGGCTCCGGCGGCGCCGAGGTCCGCGCCCGGCTCGGGCTCACCGACCGGCCCGTCGTCGTCTGCGTCTCCCGGCTCGTGCCGCGCAAGGGGCAGGACACGCTGATCCGGGCGATGCCCGGCATCCTGGCCAAGGAGCCGGACGCGGTGCTGCTGGTCGTCGGCGGCGGACCGTACGAGAAGGAACTGCGGCGCCTCGCCCACGAGACCGGCGTCGCCGGATCCGTCCGCTTCACCGGGGCCGTCCCGTGGTCCGAGCTGCCCGCCCACTACGGCGCGGGTGACGTCTTCGCCATGCCGTGCCGTACGCGCCGGGGCGGCCTGGACGTCGAGGGGCTCGGGATCGTCTACCTGGAGGCCTCCGCGACCGGACTGCCCGTCGTCGCGGGCGACTCCGGCGGCGCCCCCGACGCCGTCCTCGACGGCGAGACCGGCTGGGTCGTCCGCGGCGGCTCCCCGGCGGAGGCCGCGGACCGCATCGTCACCCTGCTCGGCGACCCGGAGCTGCGGGCACGGATGGGGGAGAGGGGGCGGGAGTGGGTGGAGGAGAAATGGCGCTGGGACCTCTTGGCGGAAACTTTGAAATCCCTCCTGTAGCCCCACAAGGGGCGCGGGGAACTGCGCGACCAGCCACGAATCAACCCGCACCCGCCCATCAAGAGCACCGGGCACCCCCATAGGCGTCCCCAACTCGGCGGAGCCCCCTGGCTGGAAGCGCACAATCCGGAGACTCTGTGTGCATGTCAACAAACACGCACAGATTATTGACCCGCCGCCGCATCCTCGGTATGGCCGCCCTCCAGACGGCGGCCGCGGTGGGACTCACCCGTATCGGCATCGAGTCCGCGCAGGCCGTCGAACCCGCCGCCGTCGATAACGCCCCGGCGATCGTGATCGGTTCGGGCTACGGCGCCGCCGTGGCCGCCCTCCGGCTCGGCCAGGCCGGCATCCGCACAGTCGTCCTGGAGATGGGCAAGGCCTGGACCACCCCCGGCTCCGACGGCAAGGTCTTCTGCTCGACCCGGGAGCCGGACCAGCGGTCCATGTGGTTCAAGACCCGGACCGAGGCCCCGCTCGCCACCTTCCTCTGGCTGGACGTCGTCAACCAGGACATCAGCCCCTACCCCGGCGTACTGGACCGGGTCCGCTACGCCAACATGTCGGTCTTCCTGGGCCGCGGCGTCGGCGGCGGCTCACTGGTCAACGGCAGCATGGCCGTCACCCCCCTCCAGTCGTACTTCGCCGAGCAGTTCCCGACCGTCGACACCACCGAGATGTACGCCACGTACTTCCCGCGCGCCCGCGCCATGCTCGGTGTCAACACGATCGACCCCGCGTGGTTCGAGTCCACGGAGTGGTACCGCTTCAGCCGGATCTCCCGGGCCCACGCCGAGAAGGCCGGCCTCAGGACCACCTTCGTGCCCAGCGTCTACGACTTCGCGCACATGGAGCGCGAGGCGGCCGGCACCGCGACCAGGTCGGCGCTCGCCGGCGAGGTCATCTACGGCAACAACCACGGCAAACGCAGCCTCGACAAGACGTACCTCGCCGCCGCCCTCGGCACCGGCAACGTCACCATCCACACCATGGAACGGGCCAAGGGCATCCGCCGGCTGGGCGACGGCACGTACGTCGTCACCGTCGACCGCATCGACGACACGGGCGCGGTCGTCGAGACCAAGGAGTACGGCTCCACCTACCTGTTCCTCGGCGCCGGCAGCGTCGGCACCACCGAACTCCTCGTCCGGGCACGGGCGAGGGGCACGCTTCCCGCACTGGACGCCAGTGTCGGCGCGGGCTGGGGCACCAACGGCAATGTGATGCTCGGCCGGGCCAACCATCTCTGGGACACGGTCGGAGAGAACCAGTCGACCATGCCGGTCCTGGGCATCGACGACTGGGCCAACACCTCCAACCCCGTCTTCGCCGAGATCGCCCCGCTGCCCACGGGCCTCGAACACTGGGTCAGCCTCTATCTGGCGATCACCAAGAACCCGCAGCGCGCGTCCTTCACCTACGACGCCGCGAGCGACTCGGCGAAACTCGGCTGGAGCGCCGCCCAGAGCGCGGTCTCCGTCTCCATGGCCAAGAAGCTCTTCGACCGGATCAACTCGGCCAACTCCACGATCTACCGGTACGACCTGTTCGGCTCGTCCAACAAGGTGTTCGCCGACGACTTCACGTACCACCCGCTGGGCGGCTGTGTGCTGGGCAAGGCGACCGACAACTACGGGAGGGTGAAGGGGTATTCGAAGCTGTACGTCACCGACGGCTCGCTGGTGCCCGGCTCGATCGGGGTGAACCCGTTCGTCACGATCACCGCGCTCGCCGAACGCACGATGGCGCGGGTCCTCGCTGAGGACACCGCGCCATGAGCCAACCGGCCTGCGCAAGCCGCTACTTCTGGTAGATCGCCTCGATCTCGTCCGCGTAGTCCTTCGCCACCACATTGCGCTTGAGCTTCAGGGACGGCGTCAGGTGGCCCGACTCCTCCGTGAACTGGGAGGACAGAATGCGGAACTTCCGCACCGATTCCGCCTTCGACACCGCGGCGTTGCCGTCGTCGATCGCGGCCTGAACGGCCGCGTTCAGATCGGCGTCCGCGCTCAGCGACGCCGCGGTGGACCCCGCGGGCTTGCCGTGCTCGGCGGCCCAACGGCCCAGGAACTCATCGTCGATGGTGATCAGCGCGCCCACGAAGGGCCGCCCGTCGCCCACCACCATGCACTCCGCCACCAGGGCGTGCGCCCGGATACGGTCCTCGATCACGGCCGGGGCGACGTTCTTGCCGCCCGCGGTGACGATGATCTCCTTCTTGCGGCCGGTGATCCGGAGGTAGCCGTCCTCGTCGAGGGTGCCGATGTCACCGGTGTGGAACCAGCCGTCGGCCAGCGCCTCCTCGGTCGCGCCCGGGTTGTTCCAGTACTCCTTGAACAGGTGCTCGCCGTGCAGCAGCACCTCCCCGTCGTCCGCGATCCGGATGACGGAACCCGGCAGCGGCTGCCCGACCGTACCGATCTTCTGACGGTCCCACGGGTTGAACGCGGTCGCCGCACAGGACTCCGTCAGGCCGTAGCCCTCCAGGACCGTGAAGCCGATACCGCGGAAGAAGTGCCCCAGCCGCTCGCCCAGCGGCGCGCCGCCCGAGATCGCGTACTCGCCCTTGCCGCCGAGCACCGCGCGCAGCTTGCTGTAGACGAGCCTGTCGAACACCTTGTGCTTGATCTTCAGCCCGAGGGCCGGCCCCGACGCCGTGTCCAGCGCCCTGCTGTACGCGATCGCCGTGTCCGCGGCCTTGTCGAAGATCTTGCCCTTGCCGTCCGCCTGCGCCTTCGCCCGGGCCGAGTTGTAGACCTTCTCGAAGACCCGCGGCACACCGAGGATCAGCGTCGGCCGGAAGGAGGCCAGTTCGTCGGTGAGGTTCTTGATGTCCGGTACGGTGCCCAGCTTGATCGGCGCCATCATCGGCGCGACCTGCACGAGCCGCCCGAAGACGTGCGCGAGCGGGAGGAAGAGCAGGACCGAGCACTCGCCCGTACGGAACAGCGGCCGCAGCCGCTCCACGACGTTGCCGCACTCCGCGAAGAAGCTGCGGTGGGTGAGCACACAGCCCTTCGGGCGGCCGGTGGTGCCGGAGGTGTAGACGATGGTCGCCGGGTCGTCGGCCTTCGCCAGCGAGCCGCGCTCCTCGACGGCCGCGTCGGTGACGTCCTGGCCGAGGCGCCCCAGCTCCTCCACACCGCCGCCCTCGATCTGCCAGACGTGCTTCAGCGCCGGCAGCCGGTCGCGCACCGACTCGACGGCCGCCGCGTGCCCGTCCAGCTCCACGATCATGGCGGTCGCGCCCGAGTCGGCGAGGATCCACTGCACCTGCTCCGGTGAGCTGGTCTCGTACACCGGCACGGTGACCGCGCCGGCCGACCAGATCGCGAAGTCCAGCAGGGTCCACTCGTATCGGGTACGGGACATCAGTGCGACCCGGTCACCCGGCTGGACCCCGGCGGCGATGAGCCCCTTCGCGGCCGACCGCACCTCGGCGAGGAACTGAACCGCGGTGACGTCCTGCCAGGCGCCGCCCACCTTGCGGGCGATGACGGCGACATCGGGATGCTGCGCGGCGTTTCTACGGACGATGTCGGTCAGATTGCCGTCCGTCGGGACCTCGTACAAAGCCGGAAGGCTGAACTCGCGCAAAACTGCTGCTCCTCATAGGGCGCCGGCGCCACGACTGACGTGTGTGCTGCGACGGTGCGGTCCAAGGCGGGGGCGAGCGCTCAGGCCTCACTCGGCCTCACTGGTTGAATACCTGAGCACAACTGGACTGCCCGGACGTTACCCGCCGGTATGGCTTCTCCGCGAGGGGGGTCCGGTGAGATGTTCTCCGCGTCACACATGTGGGGTTCTCCCGGGAACAATAATCCCCCCACTTACTGACTGGCCAGTAACCGCAGGTCCGCCCCGCTCTGTTCACGTATGGCGCACACGTTTACGCTTGATCGTCATGGCACCCACACCAGGCGGCAGGCGCGGGACGCGCATTCACGTGGTCAGCGACGTGCACGGCAACGCACGCGATCTGGCCGGAGCGGGCGAAGGCGCCGACGCCCTGGTGTGCCTCGGTGACCTGGTCCTCTTCCTCGACTACGCCGACCACTCCCGCGGCATCTTCCCCGACCTCTTCGGCGCCGAGAACGCCACCCGGCTCGTCGAACTGCGCACCGCCCGCCGCTTCGAGGAGGCGAGCGAACTCGGGGCCCGGCTCTGGGCGGGCGTGGGCGAGGACCGAGGCGCCGTGATCGAGAAGGCGGTCCGTAAGCAGTACGCCGAGATGTTCGCGGCCTTCCCCACGCCGACGTACGCCACGTACGGCAATGTCGATATGCCGAGGCTCTGGCCGGAGTACGCGGCGGAGGGGACGACCGTGCTGGACGGGGAGCGCGTCGAGATCGGAGGCTGGGTCTTCGGCTTCGTGGGCGGCGGACTGCGCACCCCCATGCGGACGCCGTACGAGATCAGCGACGAGGAGTACGCGGCGAAGATCGAGGCGGTGGGAGAGGTGGACGTGCTGTGCACGCACATCCCGCCGGAGGTCCCCGAGCTGGTGTACGACACGGTCGCGCGCCGTTTCGAGCGGGGGAGCCGGGCGCTGCTGGAGGCGATCCGCAGGACGCGGCCCCGGTACTCGCTGTTCGGGCATGTCCATCAGCCGTTGGCACGGCGGATGCGGATCGGGGCGACCGAGTGCGTGAACGTGGGGCACTTCGCCGGGAGCGGGAAGCCGTGGGCGTTGGAGTGGTGAACCTCAGGTGGGGTGGCGAGGGTTCGGCGGGCGCGCGGTAGCCTTCACGCTGCACATACGTGCGCACCCACCTCCCTCACCGGAACGTCTCTGGAGGAGCCACGGCGATGGCGGAATTCACCAGTTCGAGCATCACGATCGAGGCTGCGGCGGCTGACGTCATGGGAGTGATCGCCGACTTCGCCCGCTACCCGGACTGGACGGGCGAGGTGAAGGAGGCGGAGGTGCTCAAGGCCGACGACCAGGGCCGCGCCGAGCAGGTCCGGCTCGTCATGGACGCGGGCGCGATCAAGGACGACCAGACGCTGGCGTACACCTGGTCCGGGGCGAACGAGGTCTCCTGGACGCTGGTCAAGTCCCAGATGCTGCGGTCCCTCGACGGGTCCTACATCCTGAAGCCGGTCGGCGACTCGGTCACCGAGGTGACGTATCAGCTGACCGTGGACGTCAAGATCCCGATGCTCGGGATGATCAAGCGCAAGGCGGAGAAGGTGATCATCGATCGGGCGCTGGCGGGGCTGAAGAAGCGGGTCGAAGCGGGCGCCTGAGCTTTGCCCACCCACCCGCCCGACTCGCTATTTTGGCGGAGGGTGCTCTTTGGGGCCGTGGCGTGTGGGCCGTCCGGGTGATGTGTGCGGCCATGGGTTGGGTGGAGCGTGCGCCCAATGGCTCGGGGGATGCGTTGTGTCGCGCCTGCGGGTGATTCGTGGCCGGTCGCGCAGTTCCCCGCGCCCCTGACGGGGCCTGGCCCCGCTGCCGTCGCTGACCCGGGCCG
Encoded proteins:
- a CDS encoding NYN domain-containing protein; its protein translation is MVETTGGEPGDGAAEVLDRPLPEGVRKRVVQIVSDGFGGLTVAELPAQLRQYARFTPNRRVKFAGNAMAAAVETDTLFRQRIGERFREAHPELSGALDTGAPPPAADPLDVAAAAYVLRPTGWVKLVTAAGEEALRAHAERADEESRAELERLREQLAEARGHTKTETERLRAELESVKKDADSLHRKLRAALSDVKRGEAALRKLHAEMETVRSEGHAAVSAAESESRRLKARLGESEAALEAARRAAREGRSVEDMRVRLLLDTVLDAAQGLRRELALPPVSVRPAETVDAVEPGRMTPKDIAARALSENDPAILDQLLALPQAHLVVDGYNVTKTGYPQMPLEKQRLRLLGQLSQLAAQTGAEVTCVFDGAELAAPVLLAPPRGVRVLFSKPGVTADELIRQLVRAEPPGRPVIVASTDREVADGIAKAGARPVASAVLLKRLS
- a CDS encoding C40 family peptidase; the protein is MASHRRPKQPSRARVTVLTTAAAAAVALTSQAANAAPAEKPSKDEVKAKVHKLYEDAGRATDKLNGAEEKQEKLEKEISTIQDNVARGQEDLNELREGIGLAASAQYRSGGIDSSIQLFLSADPDDYLDKAATLDQLTSQQVESLKKIQEKQRTLAQQREEASEKLEDLAETRETLAKKKKEVQSKLAAAQKLLNTLTAEEKAALDDQETRASRDAGDRVDLGDEVPASERGAAALAAAASQQGKPYVSGGSGPNSYDCSGLTQWAYAQAGVSITRTTYTQANDGTRIGRDQLMPGDLVFFNDLGHVGLYAGNGTVIHAPYPGKVVRYESMSTIGTFQFGVRI
- a CDS encoding C40 family peptidase encodes the protein MVSHSRLVPSGFDRGAAAALGVLSAAAAALGAIPVQPAAAAPHDNTTTRAEVDRLYEEAEQATEAYNKADERAGKLRDQVGTAQDSIARQQDRINAMRESLGSLAGAQYRSGAIDPSITLLFSDDPDDYLDTAAALDRISAHQAGELHDLQQAMRDLSQNRQEATGKLAELEKSRKAVARHKRTVERKLAKARQLLNSLPDEERAAYDRASRSGGSGRTDMPDLSGAVAPGGRAAAAVAAARSALGKPYIWGSTGPDGFDCSGLMVWSYGQAGVGLPRTSQAQRYAGTQVPLSQAQPGDLVTYRSDASHVGMYVGNGQVIHAPYPGAPVRYDPVGMMPIASVTRP
- a CDS encoding basic secretory family protein; amino-acid sequence: MAGRRRVFPGAAGVCLGLALLVGCGGAAPDSARADVERMLGRRATAVLERDETAYRSTEATTGAATAQLATGAAEFANLRGLPLASWSYDLTGFHRSGDRATAEAALRYRIRGYDKAPVTAVRTLTLVRDDDGAWQVAADEPSEKGTEQLWEQGAIRAVRGERSLVLGVGRSAAALREYAGLADRAVPAVTEAWGEDWARRVVVLVPESLEEMAGLLGAPASGYRGIAAVTTGEAGGSAKAPADRIVINPDAYAVLGGFGRQTVLTHETTHVATRAHTNAATPLWLSEGYADWVGYRGTGRTAPEVAPELRRAVAEGQLPAALPEDADFGFSDDSGELALAYEGGWLACRMIADRWGEVRLNEFYRAVGEHGKREGAVEGALKEVLGTTVDAFTEQWREYVRAQLG
- a CDS encoding glycosyltransferase family 87 protein, which encodes MTGTRRLPFGLLTAWGATRLLLLLFVFKVYVFPGPDVTSDVSVIYQGWYEILRTGTYPLDDVTWQYPPAAALAILSPALLPFLDYASAFFVLAFLADLAVLTLLLYAGNRPGKTWRGAWVWVAGLPLLGPTAYARYDVMVTAVAVAALLAGSRHPRAMGALTAFAALLKVWPALLLLGARKRTAWAWAAGTGLALVALFAVSMPGAFAFLTFQRDRGTEVESLGALVFHVARQFGWNGEVLLNYGSVEFLGDHVDTVSDAALLLSGVAFAWLLLWRVRARRFAPHTLADAAFVAVLMFTATSRVISPQYMVWLVGLAAVCLCFRASRMGLPAVMVLVASFVTVLEFPIWFSHVVVSDGLGVTLLFLRNGLLVLAALLAAFELWQDTVPRPAPTPLPDQPVRAKEPLGS